A region of the Candidatus Neomarinimicrobiota bacterium genome:
GTTTCTTGCCAAAGTAAAGAGCTCCATGACCTCCCAGCGACGGGGGAATCTGATATGTCTTGAAAATAATTTCGTTAGTTATAACATCGTGTGGATGTACAAAGGTGTCTTCATTCAACTCTGTAACGAACGGATCATCTGTACAGGCAAAGAAATAAGAGACAAGAATGAACAAAAAAACGGTCAGCTTGCGGAGTTTATAAATGTATCTGGTCAAGGTGAGTCTATAAGTGAAACGAGAAAGTTTCAGGCAAAAAGCTCTTCGATAAAAACGTTTATTTCGTCCGCGACCGTTCTATAGTTTTCCTCTGAACTATCTTTCAAAGAAACCGTTCTTAACTTTGATTCAATAGCTTTGTATGAGGATTCAAAGTCAGTATGGGAGGAAAGTTCCTTTGAGATTTCGGAGCCGGGGCGATCAATTGCAATCACAAGATCGGCAAATTGACATGCTACCACAAGAGAATTCCTACTCTTCCCCTCACCGCCGGAACTTTCTACTTTGACTCCCAGCTTCTCATAGATTCCGGCTGAAACTTGAGCATAGTCGTCCAAGCTGTGAAGAAGTTGTACCGTTTTGATATCTTTGTAGAAATCTTTACCAGCGAAAAGTTGCTTGTATACTATAGGTACCGATGCCGATTGCCAGTCGTTACACAAGATGACATCCGGACTCCAGAAAAGGTGTGTCAGCATACAGAGAGCCGTTTTACTGAAAAAGGCAAACCTTTCATCATTGTCACTTAGAGGACGACCATTCCGCGATTTATAGAGCAGAGGATTCAACGGCTGAAACCAGTCAGGGTGTTCCATGAAATAGACTTGCACCCGTGTCTTGGGAATGAACGCCGATTTTGCTGAGGCCATCACAATATCGCCATTCATTTCACATTCGATCTCGCGCAGTCTGATGACTTCTCTTAGTGTATACTTCCGTTCGCTGATGAACCCGTACTTCGGCGACGTCAGCCTGACGTCATGTTTGTGCTCCTGCAGTCTTATGGGCACATATCTGGCAAAATGTGCCAGATCGCCAGTTTCCGAAAAGGGGATGATTTCAGATACTAAAAAGTAGATTTTTCGTGACATTATTGTCTCTCCTAAACTGGCACAGGTGAGTTAAAATAATTACAGCTGACGGAGATACTGCTGTGCCCTTTGGGTATACTCGCTGTCAGGATATCGATCAAGGAGTTTCTGAAACTCATCACGGGCTTTGTCCAGATTACCCATTTTCTGATGACAGATTCCTAGTTTTATCTGGGCATCGTCCCACTTGTCATTCTCCTCAAACTGAAAAACTTTCTGAAACTCGAGAACGGCCCGTTTGTAATTCTTAAGCGAATAAAAAGCTTCGCCAAGCCAATACTGACTGTTATCAGCCAATTTGTGATTCGGATCAGCACCAGCCAGAGCAGAGAAGCCTTCAATAGCTTTATGAAAGTCACCGTTCTGATACTGACTGAGAGCCTTCACATAGTTACGTTTGAACTCATCTGAACTCATCCCGCCGGCCCTACTCTCCGCTTTGCCTATCCGCATGCCGTAAAGTTCATTG
Encoded here:
- a CDS encoding glycogen/starch synthase produces the protein MSRKIYFLVSEIIPFSETGDLAHFARYVPIRLQEHKHDVRLTSPKYGFISERKYTLREVIRLREIECEMNGDIVMASAKSAFIPKTRVQVYFMEHPDWFQPLNPLLYKSRNGRPLSDNDERFAFFSKTALCMLTHLFWSPDVILCNDWQSASVPIVYKQLFAGKDFYKDIKTVQLLHSLDDYAQVSAGIYEKLGVKVESSGGEGKSRNSLVVACQFADLVIAIDRPGSEISKELSSHTDFESSYKAIESKLRTVSLKDSSEENYRTVADEINVFIEELFA
- a CDS encoding tetratricopeptide repeat protein, producing the protein MIIRTVRVLSFMVILLGVTHAVDPEPTVNSPPQARQSQTKRTSSSQGEQAAKLEQRVATLETKLNQLMGIVIPDVENALNAMVSSKAQSDSATIMVINRINTLQNKIKILEDKAAYSDSSNLQILQQLMMIENKIVTLTKSFNELYGMRIGKAESRAGGMSSDEFKRNYVKALSQYQNGDFHKAIEGFSALAGADPNHKLADNSQYWLGEAFYSLKNYKRAVLEFQKVFQFEENDKWDDAQIKLGICHQKMGNLDKARDEFQKLLDRYPDSEYTQRAQQYLRQL